In Syntrophales bacterium, the DNA window TCCGAGCCGTTCAGTTCCGGTACCGATGCCCGGCGGATCGCCGCACCACGACCCGCGAGAGAGACCTTCGTCCGTACTCTTCCGAACTATCGAAACAAACAGCCATTTTTATGCGCAGATGCGGACAATACTCCGGGCAGTCTCGCAGCCGCAGACGCCGGCGCAATACAAGGCTTGAAAAACACAAAAACGTGACGCAGCAGAATGGTGGTGGTGGATTGGGGGTTCGTCCCTCTGTACAAACAGGTGGAACTGTGCTACATGCCGTCTCTTTATCGAAGTTCGCTACCTCGAAAACCATCCTCTGATGGAAAAAGAATCGATACGTATCATCGTGGACAGACATCACCAAAAAGAAGTGCGCCAGCGTCGGAACTTCGGCATCATCAGTCACCCCGACGCGGGGAAAACCACACTGACAGAAAAACTTCTCCTTTTCGGCGGCGCCATCCAGCAGGCAGGTGCTATCCGGGCGAGGAAGGCTTCCCGCCACGCCCTGAGCGACTGGATGGCCGTGGAAAAAGACCGGGGAATCTCCGTCACGACATCGGTCATGAGATTCAATTACCGGGACTATGAAATCAACCTTCTCGACACACCGGGTCACCAGGATTTCTCGGAAGACACGTACCGGGTCCTTACCGCGGTGGACAGCGCCCTCATGGTCATCGACAGCGGCAAGGGGGTCGAACCGCAGACGGAAAAACTGATGGAGGTGTGCCGCATGCGCAACACACCCATCATTACCTTTATTAACAAGCTTGACCGCGACGGACTGCCGCCCCTGGATCTCTTGTCCGACATCGAGGACAAACTCCAGGTTGAATGCATCCCTCTTTCCTGGCCCGTGGGAATGGGAAAAAGCTTCAAGGGGGTCTACAACCGCTACCGCCGGGAGATGCACCTTTTTACACCCGGAGAAAACCGACATATACATGAGGGTATTACCATCAGCGATCTCACCGACAGCCGGCTGGATGCACTGCTCGGAAGTCAGGCCGGTGAGTTGCGAAGCGATATGGAACTCCTGGAGGGTGCCGCCGACACGTTCTCGATAGAGCACTACCTGAAAGGCAGCCAGACGCCGGTATTTTTCGGTAGCGCTATCAACAACTTCGGCGTCAGGGAACTGCTGGATACCTTCGTTGAAATGGCCCCGTCTCCCCTGCCGAGAACCGCTGTAACCAGAACCGTGTCGCCCTACGAGGAAGACTTCTCCGGTTTTGTTTTTAAAATACAGGCAAACATGGACCCGTCCCACCGGGATCGCATCGCCTTTTTTCGAATCTGCTCGGGAACATTCCACCGGGGTATGAAGGTTGTACATCACAGGATCGGCAAGGAGATGTCCCTGGCCAACGCGACAATCTTCATGTCCCAGGACCGGACCAGCGTGGAGGAGGCATGGCCCGGCGACATCATCGGAATTCATAACCACGGAACGCTCAAGGTAGGAGACACCCTGACGGCGAAGGAACCGCTCAAGTTCACGGGCATTCCCAGCTTCGCCCCGGAGCAGTTCCGTCGTGTCCGGCTTAAAAACCCCATTAAAATCAAGCAGTTGCAGAAGGGTCTGGTGCAGCTTGCCGAAGAAGGGACCGTGCAGGTTTTCAGGCCGAGGGCACGAAACGAGATTATCCTGGGAGCTGTTGGAACACTTCAGTTCGAGGTAACAGCCCGGCGCCTGAAGGACGAATACGGTGCGGAGACGGTCTATGACGAGGCCCCCTGCACCGTTGCCCGGTGGGTATCATGCGGGGACCGGAAAGCACTGAAGGAGTTCGAGGAACAAAACAGCTCCTCCTTCTTTTATGATTCCGAGGACCGACCGGCATTTCTGACAACCAGTGAATGGCGCCTGGAACACACCATGAAGACATGGCCCCATATTGCCTTTCACAAGACTCGGGAACATCGTTGAGTCAGGAATGGCGGCTTTGTAAGAGAGTTGTACGAGTTCATCCGGAATACTCGATGACGAGAAGGGCATCCCGGGAGAGCCGGCGGGCCACCTTGCGGAAATGGTGGCCGTAAATCATCAGGGTGATCGCTTCCGGCAAGGCCTGCCGATACCAGGCAAGGGTCTTGACGAGGGTTTTCCAGAAATACCACTGTGATATCCCGTTTCCCAGGACTCCCATGTAGAAAATGGACTTGATCAGGGCCGGCACCTGTTCCATGCCGGGCTGTCTCATGGGGCAGGTCGGCTTGTTGTAGTTTTCAAGAAAGGTAAACAGCCGTTGGTGAAACAGCTTCGGGCTGTAGATAGCCCGCAACAGCGTCACATATCCCCGAATGAGGTTTTGTCTTCCCATGGCAGGTATAAAGTTGACGCTTCCATCGGTGTTGTCTCCCGTTGATGGCGCGGCAAGGCGGTTTTCATCCCTGAGCCGCCGCCAGAGTCGGGTGTTGGGAAGAGCCTGTAACAGTCCCACCATGGCTGTGACCACACCCGTTTCTTGAATAAATCTCTTTTGCCGGGCAAAAATATTATGGTCATCATTGTCAAAGCCGACAATGTACCCGCCCATTACCGCCAGTCCCCTGCCATGTAGTTTATGTATGGAGGCGACAAGATCACGTCCAAGGTTCTGCGTTTTCGAACATTCCCTGAGACTTTCCTCATTCGGTGTTTCAAGGCCTATGAAGACACTGTCAAAACCGGCCCGGACCATCATGTCGAGCAGCTCGTCATCTTCGGCAATGTTAATGGAAGCCTCCGTGAAAAACGTAAAGGGATGATCGCGCTGTTCCATCCAGTGAATGACGGAGGGGAGCATTTCCTTGATGGCCTTCTTGTTTGCGATAAAATTATCGTCCACCACAAAGACCCCCCCTCGCCAACCCATGTCATATATTGCCTGAAGCTCGGCCACGAACTGCACCGGCGTTTTAAGGCGGGGCCTGTGGCCGAAGAGAGTGGTCACGTCACAGAATTCACAATTGAAGGGGCAGCCCCTTGAATTCTGAATCATCATG includes these proteins:
- a CDS encoding B12-binding domain-containing radical SAM protein, with product MNVLLIYPRYPTTFWSFQHALKFVAKKAAFPPLGLLTVASLLPEDWNLRLIDLNSTDLCDGDLQWADCVMISAMLVQRESADQVLSRCATLAKPVIAGGPLFTALKEEYLPRVSHLVAGEGEETIPLFVEDFKAGCARKMYQSEEFPDLTQSPIPRWDLIRVNDYASMMIQNSRGCPFNCEFCDVTTLFGHRPRLKTPVQFVAELQAIYDMGWRGGVFVVDDNFIANKKAIKEMLPSVIHWMEQRDHPFTFFTEASINIAEDDELLDMMVRAGFDSVFIGLETPNEESLRECSKTQNLGRDLVASIHKLHGRGLAVMGGYIVGFDNDDHNIFARQKRFIQETGVVTAMVGLLQALPNTRLWRRLRDENRLAAPSTGDNTDGSVNFIPAMGRQNLIRGYVTLLRAIYSPKLFHQRLFTFLENYNKPTCPMRQPGMEQVPALIKSIFYMGVLGNGISQWYFWKTLVKTLAWYRQALPEAITLMIYGHHFRKVARRLSRDALLVIEYSG
- a CDS encoding peptide chain release factor 3 translates to MEKESIRIIVDRHHQKEVRQRRNFGIISHPDAGKTTLTEKLLLFGGAIQQAGAIRARKASRHALSDWMAVEKDRGISVTTSVMRFNYRDYEINLLDTPGHQDFSEDTYRVLTAVDSALMVIDSGKGVEPQTEKLMEVCRMRNTPIITFINKLDRDGLPPLDLLSDIEDKLQVECIPLSWPVGMGKSFKGVYNRYRREMHLFTPGENRHIHEGITISDLTDSRLDALLGSQAGELRSDMELLEGAADTFSIEHYLKGSQTPVFFGSAINNFGVRELLDTFVEMAPSPLPRTAVTRTVSPYEEDFSGFVFKIQANMDPSHRDRIAFFRICSGTFHRGMKVVHHRIGKEMSLANATIFMSQDRTSVEEAWPGDIIGIHNHGTLKVGDTLTAKEPLKFTGIPSFAPEQFRRVRLKNPIKIKQLQKGLVQLAEEGTVQVFRPRARNEIILGAVGTLQFEVTARRLKDEYGAETVYDEAPCTVARWVSCGDRKALKEFEEQNSSSFFYDSEDRPAFLTTSEWRLEHTMKTWPHIAFHKTREHR